A single window of Flavobacterium sp. 140616W15 DNA harbors:
- a CDS encoding DUF6138 family protein, translating into MNTIEKMIIDNVTNGIAEVTKKDLKNHIGETAYSECEIQEGYHDYLKIQFKGQKIGFFLYDFAWDRTPYFKLEISEPIDNLPKENLIDNVISVLKQQISDFFFDKANQPMFSYCIKVVLEFEYKSGSYKETLFIEDEERKLELRERMNNYITKVIYNLDRKVKDAREVTVFAGNLVNFNLMDFSPVKLIETIEHCLNQTFKDIKNRKSSDDFERSILHRLKNWVKDEFKPLHFDISVRISKKITIKNDFKKENVNAEQLSLWVYTSYLRIKLKDYASDALKDLEIASKDFGSETAKKYLDFGTGLFAQEDIHYKDKNIECKANDVFSTISVTIKNETSECYGKALDFIVNLLQKGFPNSYSIKFSSKSEKQFLPIKGIAKSSTNRFFTNCLQYPELHDKIEQYALVAMKEFEWYNDVEEGEKSCLPGSYAVFGLGLASEKYFPLVHKYFEILDDEHQMVHKYFINDLIDKYGVTKKSIVLICEGILSAQFEMTYKNLAALMNKEQNLELLIDELKKLESYNVEEIIYSIWGRNYTKAITKLDSQLKELLLEQLKK; encoded by the coding sequence ATGAATACAATCGAAAAAATGATTATCGACAATGTCACCAATGGTATTGCCGAAGTAACAAAAAAAGACTTAAAAAATCATATCGGAGAAACCGCATATTCTGAATGTGAAATTCAGGAAGGCTATCACGATTACCTCAAAATTCAATTCAAAGGACAGAAGATAGGATTCTTTTTATATGATTTCGCTTGGGACAGAACACCTTACTTTAAACTCGAAATTTCAGAACCCATCGATAATCTCCCAAAAGAGAATCTTATTGACAATGTAATTTCTGTTCTGAAACAACAAATTTCAGATTTCTTTTTTGACAAAGCCAATCAACCAATGTTTAGCTATTGTATTAAGGTAGTTTTGGAATTTGAATATAAAAGCGGTTCATACAAGGAAACACTTTTCATCGAAGATGAAGAACGAAAATTAGAGCTTCGGGAACGAATGAACAATTATATTACAAAAGTTATTTACAATCTTGACAGAAAAGTCAAGGATGCAAGGGAAGTAACTGTGTTTGCTGGCAACCTAGTAAATTTTAATTTGATGGATTTTTCGCCAGTGAAGCTAATTGAAACAATAGAACATTGTTTAAATCAAACTTTCAAAGACATCAAAAACAGAAAATCAAGTGATGATTTTGAACGAAGCATTTTACATAGACTCAAAAACTGGGTAAAAGACGAATTTAAACCATTACATTTCGATATTTCAGTCCGTATCTCTAAAAAAATCACAATCAAAAATGATTTTAAGAAAGAAAATGTAAACGCTGAACAACTTTCACTTTGGGTTTACACTTCCTATTTGAGGATTAAACTTAAAGATTATGCTTCAGATGCGTTGAAAGATTTAGAAATAGCAAGCAAGGATTTCGGTTCTGAAACGGCAAAAAAATATCTTGATTTCGGTACAGGATTATTTGCTCAAGAAGATATTCATTATAAAGACAAAAACATAGAATGTAAAGCCAATGATGTTTTTTCTACAATTTCCGTTACTATCAAAAACGAAACTTCAGAATGCTACGGAAAGGCTTTAGATTTCATAGTTAATTTACTTCAGAAAGGGTTTCCTAACAGTTACTCTATTAAATTTTCTTCAAAATCTGAAAAACAATTTTTACCAATTAAAGGAATTGCAAAATCTTCTACCAACAGATTTTTTACCAATTGCTTACAATATCCCGAACTACACGATAAAATCGAGCAATATGCATTGGTTGCCATGAAAGAATTTGAATGGTATAATGACGTAGAAGAAGGCGAAAAAAGCTGCTTACCTGGAAGTTATGCCGTATTTGGGTTGGGATTGGCTTCTGAAAAATATTTTCCATTAGTTCATAAATATTTTGAAATATTAGATGATGAACATCAAATGGTTCATAAATACTTTATTAATGACCTAATTGATAAATATGGAGTTACTAAAAAATCAATAGTTCTGATTTGTGAAGGTATCCTCTCTGCACAGTTTGAAATGACATATAAAAATCTTGCAGCATTGATGAATAAAGAACAAAATTTAGAGCTTTTAATTGATGAGTTGAAAAAACTAGAAAGCTATAACGTTGAAGAGATTATCTATTCTATTTGGGGAAGAAATTATACAAAAGCAATCACAAAATTAGATTCACAATTAAAAGAACTATTGCTTGAACAACTAAAGAAATAG
- a CDS encoding helix-turn-helix domain-containing protein, with translation MDYQTYKPHPDLESLVKYYWTLKVPFDPKNQKQKIIPDGCIEMTFNFGDKIKRYISESEYIFNPSAMVMGQRTKSYFIEPVGNVDTFAICFYPYGFANFVNTPLENLVDQETPIKYLFNEIQANDLEQSIITASNTKERIDIIETFLLSKLNEETTIENIVKNTVDSLISTNGSTPINIILKDELSKRRQLERHFKKQIGISPKQLGKVIRLQSTLQMLLNKKSETLTEIAYENEYFDQNHFIKDFKEFIGITPKEFLDNENMVLSSLFYK, from the coding sequence ATGGACTATCAGACTTATAAACCACATCCCGATTTAGAATCATTAGTCAAATATTATTGGACATTGAAAGTACCTTTTGACCCCAAAAATCAAAAGCAAAAAATTATTCCTGACGGCTGTATTGAAATGACATTTAACTTTGGCGACAAGATTAAAAGATATATTTCTGAAAGCGAGTACATTTTTAATCCAAGTGCAATGGTAATGGGACAGCGAACCAAATCATACTTTATAGAGCCAGTTGGAAATGTTGACACATTTGCAATTTGCTTTTATCCATATGGGTTTGCAAATTTTGTAAACACACCACTCGAGAATTTAGTTGACCAAGAAACACCAATCAAATATTTGTTCAATGAAATTCAAGCGAATGACTTGGAACAAAGTATCATTACTGCAAGCAACACAAAAGAACGAATCGACATCATTGAAACATTTCTTTTAAGCAAACTCAATGAAGAAACAACTATTGAAAACATTGTAAAAAATACTGTTGATAGCCTTATATCCACAAATGGTAGTACGCCAATCAATATTATTTTGAAAGATGAATTGTCGAAAAGAAGACAGCTTGAAAGACATTTTAAAAAACAAATTGGAATAAGTCCAAAGCAATTAGGTAAAGTAATTCGTTTGCAGTCTACCTTACAAATGTTGCTAAATAAAAAATCTGAAACCTTGACTGAGATTGCCTATGAAAATGAATATTTCGACCAAAATCATTTCATAAAAGACTTCAAAGAATTTATCGGAATTACCCCAAAAGAGTTTTTAGATAATGAAAACATGGTACTTTCTTCGCTTTTTTATAAATAA
- a CDS encoding VOC family protein, whose protein sequence is MKSYVSIFEIPATDISRAIDFYEAILDIKIEKIDMPGMQMGILPYEEQMVTGVITKADGYKPSADGVTLYLNGGDNLQVILDKVEKNGGKILVPKASHADGIGFFAIFLDSEGNKIGLHSPK, encoded by the coding sequence ATGAAAAGTTATGTTTCAATCTTTGAAATTCCAGCAACGGACATTTCAAGAGCAATCGATTTTTATGAGGCAATTTTGGACATTAAAATCGAAAAAATAGACATGCCCGGAATGCAAATGGGAATTTTACCCTATGAAGAACAAATGGTTACAGGTGTAATAACTAAAGCCGATGGTTACAAACCCTCTGCTGATGGTGTTACTCTGTATTTGAATGGTGGTGACAATCTTCAGGTTATCCTTGACAAAGTAGAGAAAAATGGTGGTAAAATTCTCGTACCAAAAGCATCTCATGCAGATGGAATCGGTTTTTTTGCAATATTTCTTGACTCGGAAGGAAATAAAATAGGACTTCATTCACCGAAATAA
- a CDS encoding serine hydrolase, whose amino-acid sequence MKLTITIGLLLIGHLTFGQDRIQKIDSLLNSLYSKEKINGNFLIAEKGKVIYNRSFGLANETTKDKLNENSIFELASCSKQFTAMGIMILKEKGKLNLDDDIKKYLPELSFYKGVTVRNLLNHTGGLPDYMALMDSLFDKSKIATNKDIINTFSNHQPKILFEPNTKWEYSNTGYALLASIIEKASGLTYADYLKTAIFEPLKMKNTFVYNRRLSPKKIDNYAFGYIYSDSLKKYALPDELKETKIVIWLDGIVGDGSVNSTVKDLLIWDRALYTNKLLTKEGMKAVFELATLKDGAKRNYGFGWGIENNADFGKIANHDGGWPGYATLIDRHITNDKTIIILQNHNNVSIPTKAIRSILYNKPLPVQKIRKEISITAEELQKFVGTYEVENGFEIKITVDKDQLFSQLTGQNVLPIFAESEMLFFYKVVDAQIQFEKNEKGEISNLFLLQNGKKIEAKRI is encoded by the coding sequence ATGAAATTAACAATTACAATCGGACTTCTTTTAATTGGGCATCTTACATTTGGACAAGACAGAATTCAAAAAATTGACAGTTTACTCAATTCTCTTTATTCAAAAGAGAAAATCAATGGAAATTTTCTAATTGCAGAAAAAGGGAAAGTTATTTATAACCGTAGTTTTGGACTTGCAAACGAAACAACAAAAGATAAATTGAACGAAAATTCGATTTTTGAATTGGCATCTTGTTCAAAGCAGTTCACGGCTATGGGGATAATGATACTTAAAGAAAAAGGGAAATTGAATTTGGACGATGACATTAAAAAATACTTACCAGAACTTTCTTTTTATAAAGGTGTAACTGTAAGAAACTTATTGAATCATACTGGAGGTCTGCCAGACTATATGGCGCTTATGGATAGTTTATTTGACAAATCTAAAATTGCTACTAACAAAGACATAATTAATACATTTAGTAACCATCAGCCAAAAATATTATTTGAGCCAAATACTAAATGGGAATATAGCAACACGGGCTATGCACTATTGGCATCAATAATTGAGAAAGCATCGGGTTTGACATACGCTGATTATTTAAAAACAGCTATTTTCGAACCGTTGAAAATGAAAAATACCTTTGTTTACAATCGTAGATTATCGCCAAAGAAAATTGACAATTATGCTTTTGGTTATATTTACTCAGATAGTTTGAAAAAATATGCTTTACCAGACGAATTGAAAGAAACTAAAATCGTTATTTGGCTTGATGGTATTGTTGGAGACGGATCAGTTAATTCAACTGTAAAAGATTTATTAATTTGGGATAGAGCATTATACACCAATAAATTACTCACAAAAGAGGGAATGAAAGCAGTTTTTGAATTAGCAACTTTGAAAGACGGAGCTAAAAGGAATTATGGTTTTGGTTGGGGAATTGAAAACAATGCTGATTTTGGAAAAATTGCAAACCATGATGGGGGTTGGCCAGGTTATGCAACTCTAATCGATAGACATATTACAAATGATAAAACAATAATAATACTTCAAAATCACAACAACGTTTCAATTCCTACTAAAGCAATTAGAAGTATTCTATATAATAAACCATTGCCTGTGCAAAAAATCAGAAAAGAAATTAGTATTACAGCTGAAGAACTTCAAAAGTTTGTTGGGACTTATGAAGTTGAAAATGGTTTTGAAATCAAAATTACAGTAGATAAAGACCAACTTTTTTCACAATTGACAGGACAAAATGTGTTGCCGATATTTGCAGAAAGTGAAATGTTGTTTTTCTACAAAGTAGTAGATGCACAAATTCAGTTTGAAAAGAACGAAAAAGGAGAAATTTCAAATTTGTTTTTATTACAGAATGGAAAAAAGATAGAAGCAAAACGAATCTAA
- a CDS encoding serine hydrolase, whose product MKYLTTILFFTLLACKSVHQTNKESVENAITKNAVQLLEDKRFHSVSVTVFKDGEATIKHFGELTIGKGNKPNDSTLYELASVTKTFTGYIAAKAVLDKKINLDDDIRIYLDEPYPNLEFKGDPIRIKHLITHTSGFPNFPIKGENKKAFFEGLKLIKIETQPGEVYSYSNTAPELTAYILEKVYQKPYEELVTEYVLKPNKMNQTKFTLNENDSTRLVKGYNDKNELMPNFNRTLWGGISGLHSTTTDLVKYMKLQLDKSNPIVNESHKKLYKEGSDFWEGYHWYIIESDNKLIYRHHGGIYGMQNWFVIYPKQNIGISILTNTSFNETGEILEKVVDKLYDDINK is encoded by the coding sequence ATGAAATATTTAACCACTATTTTATTTTTCACATTACTTGCATGTAAAAGTGTCCATCAAACCAATAAAGAAAGTGTTGAAAATGCGATTACAAAAAATGCTGTTCAGTTATTAGAGGATAAAAGATTTCATTCTGTTTCCGTGACAGTGTTTAAAGATGGAGAAGCCACAATAAAACATTTTGGTGAATTAACTATCGGAAAAGGAAATAAACCAAACGATTCTACACTTTATGAATTAGCTTCTGTAACCAAAACTTTTACTGGTTATATAGCCGCTAAAGCCGTACTTGATAAAAAAATAAATCTAGATGATGATATTAGAATCTATCTTGATGAACCTTATCCCAATTTAGAATTTAAAGGAGACCCCATAAGAATCAAACATCTCATTACGCATACAAGTGGATTTCCAAATTTCCCTATAAAAGGCGAAAATAAAAAAGCTTTTTTTGAGGGATTAAAGCTAATCAAAATAGAAACGCAACCAGGAGAAGTATATTCCTATTCAAACACGGCTCCAGAGTTGACAGCATATATACTTGAAAAAGTCTATCAAAAACCATATGAGGAATTGGTAACTGAATATGTTTTGAAACCAAATAAAATGAACCAAACCAAGTTTACACTAAATGAAAATGATAGCACTAGATTGGTAAAAGGTTATAATGATAAAAACGAGTTAATGCCTAACTTCAATAGAACTTTATGGGGCGGGATTTCTGGATTGCATTCTACGACTACGGATTTAGTGAAATATATGAAATTGCAACTAGACAAGTCAAATCCTATTGTAAACGAATCTCATAAAAAATTATATAAAGAAGGTTCTGATTTTTGGGAAGGCTATCATTGGTATATCATAGAAAGTGATAATAAATTAATTTATAGACATCACGGAGGTATATACGGAATGCAGAATTGGTTTGTAATTTATCCTAAACAAAATATAGGGATATCCATATTGACAAATACCAGCTTTAATGAAACAGGAGAGATTTTAGAAAAAGTAGTTGATAAATTGTATGATGACATAAATAAATAG
- a CDS encoding amidase, with protein MENIVFESATELVKKIKAKEVTVVETVTAFLNHIEKFNPRINAISDLRKKEEILNEAREKDLDIAQGKSLGLLHGLPMTIKDSFLVDGLKNSNGDPFLRNFVATEDAELVKRLKDAGAIIIGKTNTALYCIDWQSTNFWNGQTNNPYDISRVAGGSSGGSAVAVASGFSPLELGADAGGSIRVPAHFNGICGLRPTENFLSNRGHLKVKNKPQGRRHIITPGPFAKNATDLLLMMEVLGNNTKYELPELSPINLNNSEWDKQSLTIAYSETINDTEVDAEYLELFRNFIAKIKNKNHILTIDHPKYNEEKAYLECSKIIGFEIGINNPKLPLLASFMYAFIRLKYRDHLWAKGMALGQRLTNINYAKAIDYKDDFAKIYNSFLTTYDVWITPVCSFEAYKHQNAGKPFTVNNKKIGYTKAIASFNFTTAFSGHPIVIIPIGKKKNGMPVGIQIHSKKWTDKKLLQIAQHFEKFTDGFEKPIL; from the coding sequence ATGGAAAATATCGTATTTGAAAGTGCGACAGAGCTCGTAAAAAAAATAAAAGCTAAAGAAGTAACAGTAGTAGAAACTGTAACCGCTTTTCTAAATCATATTGAAAAGTTTAATCCTAGAATTAATGCCATTTCAGATTTAAGAAAGAAAGAAGAAATTTTAAATGAAGCGAGAGAGAAAGATTTGGATATCGCACAAGGAAAAAGTCTTGGACTTCTTCACGGATTACCAATGACAATAAAAGATAGCTTCTTGGTAGATGGATTAAAAAATTCAAATGGAGACCCTTTTTTAAGAAATTTTGTTGCCACAGAAGATGCCGAATTGGTTAAAAGATTAAAAGATGCAGGAGCTATTATTATTGGAAAAACAAATACTGCACTCTATTGTATTGACTGGCAAAGCACTAATTTCTGGAACGGACAAACTAATAATCCTTATGACATTTCGAGAGTTGCAGGAGGAAGTTCCGGTGGTTCGGCAGTTGCGGTAGCTTCGGGGTTTAGCCCTTTGGAATTAGGGGCTGATGCTGGTGGATCTATAAGAGTTCCTGCTCATTTTAACGGCATTTGTGGTTTGCGCCCCACTGAAAATTTTCTTTCAAATAGAGGTCATCTCAAAGTAAAAAACAAACCTCAAGGCAGACGCCATATTATTACACCTGGCCCTTTTGCAAAAAATGCAACAGACTTACTTCTAATGATGGAAGTTTTAGGAAATAACACGAAATATGAACTCCCTGAATTGTCACCAATTAACTTAAACAACAGTGAATGGGACAAACAATCTTTAACAATTGCTTACTCTGAAACGATAAACGATACAGAAGTTGATGCAGAATATTTAGAATTGTTCAGGAACTTTATAGCCAAAATCAAAAATAAAAATCACATTTTAACTATTGATCACCCTAAATATAACGAAGAAAAAGCCTATTTAGAATGTAGTAAAATTATTGGATTTGAAATAGGAATTAATAATCCTAAATTACCACTATTAGCCAGTTTTATGTATGCTTTTATTCGTCTGAAATACAGAGACCATTTGTGGGCGAAAGGAATGGCTTTGGGACAGCGTTTGACCAATATTAACTACGCAAAAGCAATTGACTATAAAGATGATTTTGCTAAAATTTATAATTCTTTTTTGACAACTTATGACGTTTGGATTACCCCTGTTTGTTCCTTTGAGGCTTATAAACATCAAAATGCAGGAAAACCATTTACTGTTAATAATAAAAAAATAGGCTATACTAAAGCCATCGCTTCCTTTAACTTTACAACTGCATTTTCGGGACATCCAATAGTTATTATTCCGATTGGAAAAAAGAAAAACGGAATGCCGGTAGGAATTCAAATACATTCCAAAAAATGGACCGATAAGAAATTATTACAAATCGCTCAGCATTTTGAGAAATTCACCGATGGATTTGAAAAACCAATACTATAA
- a CDS encoding Crp/Fnr family transcriptional regulator gives MIFNNLNFSDQISSDFLEDFSKLMTFQELPSKHLLHHEGTICSQLFILHKGLARAYYYKDAKDITAHFAIENTTITAIDSFIQRKKSRYNIELLEDTSLSYINYNDWKKLLEDKPHYEKYARIFLENIYIDIAERIEDLLFHSAKERYAKLNNKFPSLQQRVNLGYIASYIGITQETLSRIRAEK, from the coding sequence TTGATATTCAACAACCTAAATTTCTCTGATCAAATTTCATCAGATTTCTTGGAAGATTTTAGTAAACTAATGACTTTTCAGGAATTACCAAGCAAGCACTTGTTACACCATGAGGGAACCATTTGTAGTCAATTGTTTATTTTACACAAAGGATTAGCAAGAGCATACTACTACAAAGATGCCAAAGATATTACTGCTCATTTTGCGATAGAAAATACCACAATAACAGCTATTGACAGTTTTATCCAAAGAAAAAAAAGTCGTTATAATATTGAATTATTAGAAGACACTTCTTTGTCTTATATTAACTATAATGATTGGAAAAAATTACTAGAAGATAAGCCTCATTACGAAAAATATGCTCGTATTTTTTTAGAAAATATCTACATAGATATTGCAGAACGTATTGAAGATTTACTTTTTCACTCGGCAAAAGAACGTTATGCAAAACTAAACAACAAATTCCCATCACTTCAACAAAGGGTGAATTTAGGTTACATTGCATCTTATATAGGTATTACGCAAGAAACATTAAGCAGAATTAGAGCCGAAAAATAA